The DNA region CTTCCTGACAAGGATACTCGGTACGACAAGTACGCCGagtgcggagctgctgatgCTTCCCGCGCCGACACGCGGCTACAGGGATGACCAGTTTCTCGCTTACGGCGGGCGGTTTGTGCTGCTTATCCTCGTGCTCGGCTTCCTGTACCCGGTGTCGAAGATGACAAAACGCATCGTGCTagagaaggagctgcgcttGCGGGAGGCGATGCTGATCATGGGGCTGTCTGAAGTGGTCATGTACACGGCGTGGTTCTTGATTTACGTGGTGCAGTACGCGGCCGTCTCGCTCATCATGGCGATTCTGCTGCGGGCGACGTACTTGACGAAGTCGAACTTCGGCATCGTCTTTTtcctgctcttctttttctcaCTTTCCATCATCACGCTGTCGGGGCTCATGGCGGTGTTCTTCAACAAGGCGCGCCTGTCGGCGATCCTGGCGCCGCTGATTTACTTCGCCTTGTCGATTCCGATCTTTACGGTGCAGAACTTGCAGGGCCCCGCGCCGATCgcgttctcttttctttcgccaTCTGGCCTCGCTGTCGGCGTCACGATCCTCTTCTCGCACGAGCTGAGCGGCGGCATGACGGGCTCCGACTTGACCTACTTCCGCGACTCGCCGAAAATGCTTGCGGTGATCATCATCTTGTTTATGGACTTCATCATCTACTTGGTGCTGATGCTGTACCTGGACGCGGTCCTGCCGAAGCAGTGGGGTACGCGCAAGCACCCGCTCTTCTTCATCATGGAGCCGGTGCGGTGGTTTTCTGGaccgagcgcgcgcgtgctggagggcggcgccgacgggcGCGCCGAGGATGGCGTGTTCGAGGAGATCACagaaggcggcgccgactACGCCGTTTGCGCCACTGGGCTGCGCAAGGAGTactcgcgcggcggcaagagGTTCGTTGCGGTGAACAACCTGTACTGGGGGATGCGCGAGGGCGAGATCTCTGTGCTGCTGGGGCacaacggcgccggcaagacgacgacgatgaacATGATGACGGGGATGGTATCGGCGGACGCTGGCGACTGCTACATTTACGGCTACTCTGTCCGCAACCAGCTAGAGAAGGCGCGCCAGCAGATCGGATACTGCCCGCAGCACAACATCCTGTGGCCGAACATGACGTGCTACGAGCATCTTTGGTACTACGCTGCGTTGAAGGGCTTGCGAGGCGCTGCccaggaggaggcgatcTCGCGCATgctcgccggcgtcgaccTGCAGGACAAGCGCGATTGCCCCTCGAAGATGCTGTCGGGCGGGCAGAAGCGGAAGCTGTCGGTTGCCGTTGCGTTTGTTGGCTGCAGCCGTCTTGTGTTTCTCGACGAGCCGACTGCCGGCATGGACGTTGGCGCGCGGCGATACACGTGGGGCCTGCTGCGTGCCATGGCCAAGTACCACACCATCCTTCTGAGCACGCACTTCATGGACGAGGCGGATCTGCTGGGCGATTCCGTTGCCATCATGAGCAAGGGCTGCCTGCAGTGCGCGGGCAGCAACATGTTCTTGAAGGCCAAGCTCGGGGTCGGCTACGTGCTCACCCTCTCCGTCGTCGCTCATGTTGATCGGATGGCCGTTTCTGGCATGGTGAGGGAGCACGTGCCGTCAGCGACGAGGCTCGGGTCTGGTGCGGGGGAGATGGCCTTCCGTCTTCCCATGAAGACCAAGGAAGCGTTCTCCACCCTGCTCGCCGAGATCGAGGGCCGCGGCTCGCAGCTTGGCGTCAGCGCCTACAGTGTCTCTGCCacgacgctggaggaggttTTCATTCAAATTGCGCAGCAGGGGGAGGCCAAGGAAGAGATGGAGCGGAAGCGGGAGCAGCTGACGGCGCCGTTCACCGGGACGACACCagtggctgccgcggcatcTGCGGGCTCCTCTGCAAACCATGTGAGCGCGCTGGCCGACATCAGCACCGTGGATGGTGTTTGCCAGGAACCACCGCGGCCGTCGGATGTGTGGAATGTCGGCCTCATCGGGAATGAGCTCGGTGTCTTGCACAGCCAGTTCAAGGCGATGCTGTGGAAGCGGCTCTGGAACGCCTTGCGCGACCGCCGGACGCAATTCTTCCAGATTGCGTGCCCGatgctgtgtgtgctgctcgcAATGCTACTCACGCTCATCAAGCTATTCCAATACCCAGCCATCACGCTGTCCAGCGACCTATACGGCACAGTGGTCGAGATCGACGTGGTCGGATGTGAGTCGGCGATGAACTTGAGCATACCGTTCTCGTCGAAAGCCGTTACGGTGCAGCCGCCATCCGCGACGTCCGTCGCAACGCTTTCCTCCTACATGCTCGAAACGTACGACACTCACTTGGCGGAGCGGTACACCGGCCTGGTGTGCGCCGACACGATTGCCGTCCCGGTCCCGATAACGCCAAGCGACTGGAACGTTTCGGCCGTGATCTACAACACCTCGGGCCTGCACTCCAGCCCGATTGGCCTCTACAACCTCTACAACGGCTACTACATGGCGCACCGCGGCAATAACGCCAGTGCGCTGACCACGGTCGTCCAAACGATGCCCAAGACCAAGACCGAGGTCGAAGTCCAGGATTCGATCTACGCCCTTATCATCGCCATCGTCATCATGATCCCGTTCACGTTCATTCCGTCCACGTTCGTGTCGTGGATTGTAAAGGAGCGGGAGTGCAAGGCGCGACATCTGCAGAACGTGTCGGGGCTCTACTTCTCCGTCTACTGGCTCGCGAACTTCTTGTTTGACATCTGCTGCTACGTCATCACGATGTTcctcgtcatcatcgtccTCGCTATCTTCAGCCGCGATGAGTACATTGGCGCGAGGGCTGTCGGTGCCACCATCGTGCTGTTCTTCCTCTACGGCCTCTCCGGCGTGGCCATGGCGTACGCTGTGAGCTTCCTGTTCAAGGAGCACTCCACAGCTCAGAACGTCGTCATGCTCGCCAACTTCATCACCGGCTTCTTGCTGGTTCTCTGCGTCTCGATGCTGTCTGTGTTCGAGTCCACAAAGAAGGTGGCCAACGCCCTACCGTGGATCTTCCGCGTTGTGC from Leishmania infantum JPCM5 genome chromosome 11 includes:
- the ABCA4 gene encoding ATP-binding cassette protein subfamily A, member 4, translating into MGAANKKIQRDRAASGMSTLSPPRSTREPMLYDGTENSPDNCAVQRPGERTCLKPLNNGGAQSGSTSSAQRHSEGDEVELRNVNEVDKSGFGVVGDSHKGGSSRSTGDALEDGKDKYDVYMRAVEAQRRSETSTSLSSDCSSFCFQLVVTVKRMLILQSRDPLSLACELITPILFLVGSIILWGVIKKDFVPASDYFSVAGLSMTNTVVTQAPDMMCYNATLTGGVPIEGLLECTDFLRFPFVNVSTLLCAESNITGAPVGLCVSEIYAMNAYSTMLSYATRNTTRVPTLDEMILLQWAWRLLYYWRPRLLRRFEVVNSAMLSSGALYFAPASTETEALVAYLQNSFIFFKYIYGGTFATVAEAEARVQSRTWRDPPIWGIVQVNNLTAEIFDVAIRLNATALPPTRWMLARYYVGGVVAEGPVRYILSGFTTLQQTVYQYFLTRILGTTSTPSAELLMLPAPTRGYRDDQFLAYGGRFVLLILVLGFLYPVSKMTKRIVLEKELRLREAMLIMGLSEVVMYTAWFLIYVVQYAAVSLIMAILLRATYLTKSNFGIVFFLLFFFSLSIITLSGLMAVFFNKARLSAILAPLIYFALSIPIFTVQNLQGPAPIAFSFLSPSGLAVGVTILFSHELSGGMTGSDLTYFRDSPKMLAVIIILFMDFIIYLVLMLYLDAVLPKQWGTRKHPLFFIMEPVRWFSGPSARVLEGGADGRAEDGVFEEITEGGADYAVCATGLRKEYSRGGKRFVAVNNLYWGMREGEISVLLGHNGAGKTTTMNMMTGMVSADAGDCYIYGYSVRNQLEKARQQIGYCPQHNILWPNMTCYEHLWYYAALKGLRGAAQEEAISRMLAGVDLQDKRDCPSKMLSGGQKRKLSVAVAFVGCSRLVFLDEPTAGMDVGARRYTWGLLRAMAKYHTILLSTHFMDEADLLGDSVAIMSKGCLQCAGSNMFLKAKLGVGYVLTLSVVAHVDRMAVSGMVREHVPSATRLGSGAGEMAFRLPMKTKEAFSTLLAEIEGRGSQLGVSAYSVSATTLEEVFIQIAQQGEAKEEMERKREQLTAPFTGTTPVAAAASAGSSANHVSALADISTVDGVCQEPPRPSDVWNVGLIGNELGVLHSQFKAMLWKRLWNALRDRRTQFFQIACPMLCVLLAMLLTLIKLFQYPAITLSSDLYGTVVEIDVVGCESAMNLSIPFSSKAVTVQPPSATSVATLSSYMLETYDTHLAERYTGLVCADTIAVPVPITPSDWNVSAVIYNTSGLHSSPIGLYNLYNGYYMAHRGNNASALTTVVQTMPKTKTEVEVQDSIYALIIAIVIMIPFTFIPSTFVSWIVKERECKARHLQNVSGLYFSVYWLANFLFDICCYVITMFLVIIVLAIFSRDEYIGARAVGATIVLFFLYGLSGVAMAYAVSFLFKEHSTAQNVVMLANFITGFLLVLCVSMLSVFESTKKVANALPWIFRVVPSFCVGEGISNLAKLKLEGPFGTTNTPWSMSVVGWPCVYMAAGLLFYVLVTLFVDHPGRRQRTQRLFHDPDAEPDFVENEDEDVMAERRSVLECEARQSDLVRVENMSKVYSNGKVAVRNVTFAVHPGEVFGFLGTNGAGKTTTISILCQEIYPTTGRASICGNDIVTKSREALQCIGYCPQFDPCLDLLTVKEHLELYAGVRAISYDCRKRVVEGLLALCELTNYKHTLAHDLSGGNRRKLSVALSLIGGPRVVFLDEPSAGMDPVARRGMWTAIQRAAGHCSVVLTTQDAAEVEALAHRVAIMVDGTLRCIGDKTHLKNKFGTGFEVNVRIRSDDEALKEAVQNFFSESFPGSSLRECCACRLTYKLPPGTKLSRTFRLMEEHAPALGATDYSVSQTSIEQVFMQISEEAERQHEAEEAEQLAQTTKSYCTCCC